The following proteins come from a genomic window of Micromonospora echinofusca:
- the rph gene encoding ribonuclease PH has product MARPDGRRPDELRPVTLTRGWSTHPEGSVLVEFGGTRVLCTASVTEGVPRWRKGSGLGWVTAEYAMLPRATNTRSDRESVKGRVGGRTHEISRLIGRSLRAAIDLKALGENSIVLDCDVLQADGGTRTAAITGAYVALHDAVTWLAGRKSLVGKPEKVMHRSVAAISVGIIDGEPRLDLDYAEDVAAEVDMNVVCTGTGEFVEVQGTGEAGVFAREQLDALLDLAVAGCVELAEAQRKALFS; this is encoded by the coding sequence ATGGCACGACCTGACGGGCGGCGACCCGACGAACTCCGACCTGTGACGTTGACCCGGGGCTGGAGCACCCATCCGGAGGGCTCGGTGCTCGTGGAGTTCGGCGGCACCCGGGTGCTCTGCACCGCCAGCGTCACGGAGGGGGTGCCCCGCTGGCGCAAGGGCTCCGGGCTCGGCTGGGTGACCGCCGAGTACGCGATGCTGCCGCGGGCCACCAACACCCGCTCCGACCGGGAGAGCGTGAAGGGCCGCGTCGGCGGGCGTACGCACGAGATCTCCCGGCTGATCGGCCGGAGCCTGCGGGCCGCCATCGACCTCAAGGCCCTCGGCGAGAACTCGATCGTGCTCGACTGCGACGTGCTCCAGGCCGACGGCGGCACCCGCACCGCCGCGATCACCGGCGCGTACGTGGCGCTGCACGACGCGGTGACCTGGCTGGCCGGGCGCAAGTCGCTGGTCGGCAAGCCCGAGAAGGTGATGCACCGCTCGGTGGCCGCGATCAGCGTCGGGATCATCGACGGCGAGCCCCGGCTGGACCTCGACTACGCCGAGGACGTGGCCGCCGAGGTCGACATGAACGTGGTGTGCACCGGCACCGGCGAGTTCGTCGAGGTGCAGGGCACCGGTGAGGCGGGCGTCTTCGCCCGCGAGCAACTCGACGCCCTGCTCGACCTGGCCGTCGCCGGCTGCGTGGAACTGGCCGAAGCCCAGCGGAAGGCGCTCTTCTCATGA
- a CDS encoding MBL fold metallo-hydrolase, with translation MRLTVLGCAGSFPGPESPCSAYLVEADGFRLLVDFGSGSLSNLQRYAGLHAPDAIVLTHLHCDHILDAASYVVVRRYAPDGPCPPLPVYAPSGAPDRLAAVYGQEDSTVEDVYQFYALEPGTFPIGPFAVTVDRVNHPVETYGVRLEHDGRVLCYSSDTAPCDALLRLAQDADTFLCEASYLDGVENPPDLHLTGREAGEAATKAGVGRLLLTHLVAAWGSEAHTVESAGAAFDGPLEVVRPGASYEI, from the coding sequence ATGCGACTGACCGTCCTCGGCTGCGCGGGCAGTTTCCCCGGTCCCGAGTCCCCCTGCTCGGCCTACCTCGTCGAGGCGGACGGCTTCCGACTGCTGGTCGACTTCGGCTCCGGGTCGCTGTCCAACCTCCAGCGCTACGCCGGGCTGCACGCCCCCGACGCTATCGTCCTCACCCACCTGCACTGCGACCACATCCTCGACGCCGCCTCGTACGTGGTGGTGCGCCGCTACGCCCCCGACGGCCCCTGCCCGCCGCTGCCGGTCTACGCCCCGTCGGGCGCGCCGGACCGGCTGGCGGCCGTCTACGGGCAGGAGGACAGCACGGTCGAGGACGTCTACCAGTTCTACGCCCTCGAACCCGGCACCTTCCCGATCGGCCCCTTCGCCGTCACCGTCGACCGGGTCAACCACCCCGTCGAGACGTACGGCGTCCGGCTGGAGCACGACGGCCGGGTGCTCTGCTACTCCTCGGACACCGCGCCCTGCGACGCGCTGCTCCGGCTGGCCCAGGACGCCGACACGTTCCTCTGCGAGGCGAGCTACCTCGACGGCGTGGAGAACCCGCCGGACCTGCACCTGACCGGCCGGGAGGCCGGCGAGGCGGCGACCAAGGCGGGGGTGGGCCGGCTGCTGCTCACCCACCTGGTGGCGGCCTGGGGCAGCGAGGCACACACCGTGGAGTCGGCCGGCGCCGCCTTCGACGGGCCGCTCGAGGTGGTCCGGCCCGGCGCCAGCTACGAGATCTGA
- a CDS encoding PLP-dependent cysteine synthase family protein yields the protein MARYDSLLDACGGTPLVGLPRLSPTVPDGAPPVRLWAKLEDRNPTGSIKDRAALFMVRAAEEAGRLRPGDTILEPTSGNTGISLAMVAKLRGYRLVCVMPENVSTERVQLLRMYGAEIIFSPAAGGSNQAVATAKQISAEHPDWVMLYQYGNDANARAHYETTGPELLHDLPTITHFVAGLGTTGTLMGTGRYLREKVDGIQVVAAEPRYGELVYGLRNIDEGYVPELYDASVLSRRFSVGTRDAVLRTRQLVEVEGIFAGFSTGAILHAALAVAHEAVRAGQRADVAFVVADGGWKYLSTGAYGGTLADAEDALEGQLWA from the coding sequence ATGGCGCGGTACGACAGCCTGCTCGACGCCTGCGGGGGCACGCCCCTGGTCGGGCTGCCCCGGCTCTCCCCGACGGTGCCCGACGGGGCGCCGCCGGTGCGGCTCTGGGCGAAGCTGGAGGACCGGAACCCGACCGGCAGCATCAAGGACCGGGCGGCCCTGTTCATGGTCCGGGCGGCCGAGGAGGCGGGCCGGCTGCGGCCGGGCGACACCATCCTCGAACCGACCAGCGGCAACACCGGCATCTCGCTGGCGATGGTGGCCAAGCTGCGCGGCTACCGGCTGGTCTGCGTGATGCCGGAGAACGTCTCGACCGAGCGGGTGCAGCTGCTCCGGATGTACGGCGCGGAGATCATCTTCTCGCCGGCGGCCGGCGGCTCCAACCAGGCGGTGGCCACCGCCAAGCAGATCTCGGCCGAGCACCCCGACTGGGTCATGCTCTACCAGTACGGCAACGACGCCAACGCCCGGGCGCACTACGAGACCACCGGCCCCGAGCTGCTGCACGACCTGCCCACGATCACGCACTTCGTGGCGGGTCTCGGCACCACCGGGACGCTGATGGGCACCGGGCGCTACCTGCGGGAGAAGGTCGACGGCATCCAGGTCGTCGCGGCGGAGCCGCGCTACGGCGAGCTGGTCTACGGGCTGCGCAACATCGACGAGGGCTACGTCCCGGAGCTCTACGACGCGTCGGTGCTGTCGCGGCGCTTCTCCGTCGGCACCCGCGACGCGGTGCTGCGGACCCGGCAGCTCGTCGAGGTGGAGGGCATCTTCGCCGGGTTCTCCACGGGCGCGATCCTGCACGCCGCCCTGGCGGTGGCGCACGAGGCCGTCCGCGCCGGGCAGCGGGCCGACGTGGCCTTCGTGGTCGCCGACGGCGGCTGGAAGTACCTCTCCACCGGGGCCTACGGCGGCACCCTCGCCGACGCGGAGGACGCCCTGGAGGGCCAGCTCTGGGCCTGA
- a CDS encoding MoaD family protein — translation MAIEVRIPTILRSYTGGAKVVEGAGDTLADLLADLDSRHAGLRARLVTEAGALHRFVNVYVNDEDVRFLGALDAKLNDGDSVTILPAVAGGAFGFAAAAAIAQHGAAVAARSAVAAR, via the coding sequence ATGGCCATCGAGGTTCGCATCCCCACCATCCTGCGCAGCTACACCGGCGGCGCGAAGGTCGTCGAGGGAGCCGGCGACACGCTGGCCGACCTGCTCGCCGACCTGGACTCCCGGCACGCCGGCCTGCGGGCCCGGCTGGTCACCGAAGCCGGTGCGCTGCACCGCTTCGTCAACGTCTACGTCAACGACGAGGACGTCCGCTTCCTGGGCGCGCTGGACGCCAAGCTCAACGACGGCGACAGCGTGACCATCCTGCCGGCGGTCGCCGGCGGCGCGTTCGGGTTCGCCGCCGCCGCCGCGATCGCCCAGCACGGCGCCGCGGTGGCCGCGCGGTCGGCCGTCGCCGCCCGCTGA
- a CDS encoding Mov34/MPN/PAD-1 family protein has product MLSIDRSIVEAIVAHARRDHPDEACGVVAGPAGSDTPARHIPMDNAARSMTFYEFDSMEQLRVWREMDDRDEEPVVIYHSHTATEAYPSRTDISFAGEPGAHYLLVSTRDPDSEEIRSFRIVDGVVTEEPVRIVEAGVDPHAVQSYMFGQSPATVDYECSGR; this is encoded by the coding sequence GTGCTGAGCATCGACCGGTCGATCGTCGAGGCGATCGTCGCCCACGCTCGTCGGGACCACCCCGACGAGGCCTGTGGCGTGGTCGCCGGTCCCGCCGGCAGCGACACCCCCGCCCGGCACATCCCGATGGACAACGCCGCCCGTTCCATGACGTTCTACGAGTTCGACTCGATGGAGCAGTTGCGGGTGTGGCGCGAGATGGACGACCGGGACGAGGAGCCCGTCGTCATCTACCACTCGCACACCGCCACGGAGGCGTACCCGTCCCGGACGGACATCTCCTTCGCCGGTGAACCCGGCGCGCACTACCTGCTGGTCTCCACCCGCGACCCCGACTCGGAGGAGATCCGCTCCTTCCGGATCGTCGACGGCGTGGTGACCGAGGAGCCGGTCCGGATCGTGGAGGCGGGGGTGGACCCGCACGCCGTGCAGTCCTACATGTTCGGGCAGAGCCCGGCGACGGTCGACTACGAGTGTTCCGGCCGCTGA
- a CDS encoding DUF2017 domain-containing protein — protein sequence MFRRQGDRYVATFAVDEVRVLRKVASEVVGLLTDGFDHTDPVVGRLFPEVYPDDASGTAEFRRYTEGDLKTAKIDQAGAILASLPDSAGGEVRLDAEAAEAWLRALNDARLAMGVRLEIKDGTDLGEELDDAVAEDPTSSRVFQLSVYAYLGYLQESLLNALID from the coding sequence ATGTTCCGTCGCCAGGGCGACCGCTACGTCGCCACCTTCGCCGTCGACGAGGTGCGGGTGCTGCGCAAGGTGGCATCCGAGGTGGTGGGGCTGCTCACCGACGGCTTCGACCACACCGATCCGGTGGTGGGCCGGCTCTTTCCCGAGGTCTACCCGGACGACGCGTCCGGCACCGCCGAGTTCCGCCGCTACACCGAGGGCGACCTGAAGACCGCCAAGATCGACCAGGCGGGGGCGATCCTCGCCTCGCTGCCCGACTCGGCCGGCGGCGAGGTGCGCCTCGACGCGGAGGCGGCCGAGGCGTGGCTGCGGGCGCTCAACGACGCCCGGCTGGCGATGGGCGTCCGGCTGGAGATCAAGGACGGCACCGACCTCGGCGAGGAGCTCGACGACGCGGTCGCGGAGGATCCGACCTCCAGCCGGGTGTTCCAACTGTCGGTCTACGCGTACCTCGGTTATCTCCAGGAATCCCTGCTCAACGCCCTGATCGACTAG
- the clpS gene encoding ATP-dependent Clp protease adapter ClpS codes for MAAPQVAPVETPDTDEVPASDRPWVTIVWDDPVNLMTYVTWVFQKLFGYSREKAEQLMLDVHHKGRAVVSSGARERMEHDASQLHAYGLWATVDRS; via the coding sequence ATGGCGGCTCCGCAGGTTGCACCTGTCGAAACGCCGGACACCGACGAGGTGCCGGCGTCCGATCGGCCGTGGGTGACGATCGTGTGGGACGACCCGGTCAACCTCATGACGTACGTGACCTGGGTCTTTCAGAAGCTCTTCGGCTACAGCCGGGAGAAGGCGGAACAGTTGATGCTCGACGTGCACCACAAGGGCCGCGCCGTGGTCTCCAGCGGCGCCCGGGAGCGGATGGAGCACGACGCGTCGCAGCTGCACGCGTACGGGCTGTGGGCGACGGTGGACCGGTCGTGA